From a region of the Candidatus Limnocylindrales bacterium genome:
- a CDS encoding radical SAM protein, protein MLSPYLALAKNILVSNLKRLDFPYKLTYALTYWCNYRCKTCNIWQKKPVNELSLKEIQQFFRNSNQFSWVDLTGGEVFLRKDFLGIVEAVLSNCQNLLLLHFPTNGYLTDKIVSSVEKIMGWKPPKLIITVSMDGDETVNDEVRGIKGGWKRQIETFKQLHGIPGVKTVLGMTLSAYNADQIEVAFQAAKRECDWLTYEDFHVNIAHVSGHYYSNEDQDPYQGNQEKLITEVKKYLRHRGMPTNPVSFLEREYLKRVESYLQTGKTPIRCHSLKSSCFLDPFGKVYPCGMYSRVVGDIRENGYDLSRIWNSEKCQKLQKEIWEYKCPQCWTPCEAYQSILGSLFRRE, encoded by the coding sequence GTGTTATCACCTTATCTAGCCCTTGCAAAAAATATCTTGGTATCCAACCTAAAGAGATTAGACTTTCCCTATAAGCTCACCTATGCTCTGACATATTGGTGTAATTATCGTTGTAAGACCTGCAATATCTGGCAAAAGAAGCCTGTAAATGAGCTTTCGTTAAAAGAAATTCAGCAGTTCTTTCGTAACTCCAACCAATTTTCATGGGTAGATCTAACCGGCGGAGAGGTGTTTCTGAGGAAGGATTTTCTGGGTATTGTGGAAGCAGTTTTATCCAACTGTCAGAACTTACTCTTATTGCACTTTCCAACAAACGGTTACTTAACGGATAAAATTGTCTCGTCGGTGGAAAAGATCATGGGCTGGAAACCTCCAAAGCTGATCATTACCGTCAGTATGGATGGAGATGAAACGGTTAATGATGAAGTTCGGGGAATCAAAGGAGGTTGGAAGCGCCAGATAGAAACCTTTAAGCAACTTCATGGGATTCCAGGAGTCAAGACGGTTTTAGGGATGACCTTATCCGCCTACAACGCCGATCAGATTGAAGTAGCCTTTCAGGCGGCGAAGCGAGAGTGTGACTGGCTTACCTATGAGGATTTTCACGTTAATATCGCCCATGTATCTGGACACTATTATAGTAATGAGGATCAAGATCCCTATCAGGGAAATCAGGAAAAATTGATTACAGAAGTTAAAAAATACCTACGGCATCGAGGTATGCCGACTAACCCGGTTTCCTTTTTAGAGAGGGAATATTTAAAGCGGGTAGAAAGCTACCTTCAAACCGGAAAAACTCCGATTCGGTGCCATTCTTTAAAATCCTCTTGCTTTCTGGATCCCTTTGGTAAAGTCTATCCCTGCGGGATGTATAGTCGCGTGGTAGGGGATATTCGAGAGAACGGGTATGATCTATCGCGAATCTGGAATTCTGAGAAGTGTCAAAAACTCCAGAAGGAAATCTGGGAGTATAAATGTCCCCAGTGTTGGACCCCCTGCGAAGCTTATCAAAGCATTTTAGGCTCTTTATTCCGAAGGGAATGA
- a CDS encoding glycosyltransferase family 2 protein yields the protein MQQKRICAVILARNEEKTIGEIIRNTKPLVDEVVVVDGHSTDNTRVIAEREGARVLLDHGKGKGDGIRTAIQQVDSDILVFLDADGSHDPNDIPRLVQPILDDEADLVVGSRGRGGSDELHGDIQKLLRMVGADLILIAINYRWNVRLTDSQNGFRAIRTEVARALNLKENITTIEQEMTMKCLKKGYRVGEVPTHEYARRYGKSVIVLRKVWYRYIWSLIKNIF from the coding sequence ATGCAGCAAAAACGCATTTGCGCAGTTATTCTGGCCCGAAATGAAGAGAAAACCATCGGGGAAATCATCCGAAATACCAAACCGCTTGTTGACGAAGTGGTGGTGGTCGATGGGCATTCCACCGATAACACCCGAGTCATTGCCGAAAGGGAAGGAGCGCGGGTTCTCCTGGACCATGGTAAAGGAAAAGGGGATGGGATCCGCACGGCCATTCAACAAGTTGATAGTGATATTCTGGTTTTTCTAGATGCCGATGGGTCCCATGATCCCAATGATATTCCCCGGCTGGTCCAACCTATCTTAGACGATGAGGCCGATTTGGTCGTGGGTTCCCGGGGACGAGGAGGAAGCGATGAATTACACGGGGATATTCAGAAACTTCTCCGAATGGTTGGAGCCGATCTCATTTTAATAGCCATCAATTACCGGTGGAATGTCCGCTTAACGGATAGCCAGAATGGATTTCGAGCTATCCGAACCGAAGTGGCCAGGGCCTTGAATCTTAAGGAAAACATTACTACCATTGAGCAGGAAATGACCATGAAATGTCTGAAAAAAGGGTACCGGGTCGGTGAGGTTCCCACCCATGAATATGCAAGACGTTATGGAAAATCGGTTATTGTGTTGAGAAAAGTATGGTATCGATACATCTGGAGTTTGATCAAAAATATTTTTTAA